The Phoenix dactylifera cultivar Barhee BC4 chromosome 9, palm_55x_up_171113_PBpolish2nd_filt_p, whole genome shotgun sequence genome window below encodes:
- the LOC103699609 gene encoding uncharacterized protein LOC103699609 yields the protein MASIPTESWDCNLEDKNLERLGVAPEVDGALLMELLEESYADEAEDDQLRCVMRSLEAEINHADPMVLGDGESTTGPHGDIADGGIWEDILSDFNSYDGWRSPAYLVEDPFDLVDMEVGNGVGNWCMEVGACEGDMVAYGELREYGGFYYGEGAMEQAYSPLWQ from the coding sequence ATGGCATCCATCCCTACTGAGAGCTGGGACTGCAACTTGGAGGACAAAAACTTGGAAAGGCTCGGGGTGGCGCCGGAGGTTGACGGCGCCCTTCTCATGGAATTGCTCGAGGAGTCATACGCCGACGAGGCCGAGGATGACCAGCTAAGATGCGTCATGCGATCTCTGGAAGCGGAGATCAACCATGCCGATCCGATGGTGCTCGGCGATGGTGAGTCCACCACCGGCCCTCATGGCGATATCGCGGATGGTGGGATTTGGGAGGATATATTATCGGATTTTAATAGCTATGATGGTTGGAGATCGCCAGCATACCTGGTAGAGGACCCTTTTGATTTGGTGGACATGGAGGTGGGTAATGGCGTGGGGAATTGGTGCATGGAAGTAGGGGCGTGCGAGGGTGATATGGTTGCGTATGGAGAGCTAAGAGAGTACGGTGGCTTTTACTATGGTGAGGGCGCCATGGAGCAAGCTTATAGTCCGTTGTGGCAGTGA